A window of the Juglans microcarpa x Juglans regia isolate MS1-56 chromosome 5D, Jm3101_v1.0, whole genome shotgun sequence genome harbors these coding sequences:
- the LOC121265407 gene encoding uncharacterized protein LOC121265407 — MSDESPNPEVAGPKTRTVGGTEYSWCKAVPTGTGITVIALLLSTPLDISTTQTSLQNLQNAHPIIRSKLHFHTTTKNFSFLIPPTTHLQIRPFDLSSTSQILQSLRNPNDHHSSITPFHLILEHELNQNKWFDSDHPSYTGEDVLFASVYTLSEAQWALTLRLHTSVCDRTGAMSLLRELLGSGREGEGMEMEFGDKGEVNLGIEELIPAGKANKPFWARGMDMLGYSLNALRLTNLDFRDANSTRFSQMVRLQMTASDTEKLLAKCKSRGIKLCGALTAAGLIAAYTSKQHLPDQQMEKYAVVTLVDCRSILDPALCSHHLGFYHSGILNTHDMSGEENIWDLANRCYTSFAAAKKNNKHFSDMSDLNFLMCKAIENPSLTPSSSLRTALISVFEDPIIDDSNEMHQLIGLEDYVVCASVHGVGPSIAIFDTIRNGCLDCAFVYPGPLHSKEQMQELIDHTRRILVDGSNQLESES; from the exons ATGTCTGACGAGAGCCCCAACCCAGAAGTAGCCGGGCCAAAGACTCGAACTGTGGGTGGCACCGAGTACAGCTGGTGCAAAGCCGTTCCCACCGGCACCGGCATCACTGTCATAGCCCTCCTCCTCTCTACACCCCTAGATATCTCGACCACCCAAACTTCCCTCCAAAATCTCCAAAATGCCCACCCTATCATCCGCTCCAAGCTCCACTTCCATACCACGACTAAGAATTTCTCCTTCCTCATTCCTCCCACCACTCATCTCCAAATCCGACCGTTCGATCTCTCATCAACGTCCCAAATCCTCCAAAGCCTCCGAAACCCAAACGACCACCACTCCTCCATCACTCCCTTCCATCTAATCCTCGAACACGAACTGAACCAAAACAAGTGGTTTGATTCCGACCACCCATCGTACACAGGCGAAGACGTGCTCTTCGCGAGCGTGTACACGCTGAGCGAAGCCCAGTGGGCCCTGACGCTCAGGCTACATACGTCAGTATGCGACCGCACTGGGGCCATGTCCCTACTGAGAGAGCTGCTGGGGTCTGGAAGAGAAGGGGAAGGAATGGAGATGGAATTTGGGGACAAAGGGGAGGTTAATTTGGGAATTGAGGAGCTTATCCCGGCGGGCAAAGCAAACAAGCCGTTCTGGGCGCGTGGAATGGACATGCTTGGTTACTCTTTAAATGCATTGAGGTTAACAAATTTGGATTTTAGGGACGCGAATTCGACTAGATTTTCTCAGATGGTGAGGCTACAGATGACTGCATCTGATACTGAGAAGCTTCTCGCA AAATGCAAGTCAAGGGGGATTAAACTTTGCGGAGCCTTGACGGCGGCTGGATTGATTGCAGCTTATACCTCTAAACAACACCTTCCTGATCAGCAGATGGAGAAGTACGCTGTGGTGACCCTCGTAGACTGCCGTTCAATTCTTGATCCTGCCCTTTGCAGTCACCATTTAG GATTCTACCATTCTGGCATTCTGAATACACACGACATGTCGGGGGAAGAAAATATATGGGATCTGGCGAATAGATGCTACACGTCCTTTGCAGCTGCTAAGAAAAACAACAAGCATTTCTCAGATATGTCTGACCTGAACTTCCTCATGTGCAAGGCCATTGAGAATCCTAGTTTGACCCCATCATCGTCCTTGAGAACCGCCTTAATCTCAGTGTTTGAGGACCCCATTATTGATGATTCTAATGAAATGCATCAATTGATTGGGTTGGAGGATTATGTCGTATGTGCTTCAGTCCATGGTGTGGGTCCCTCCATTGCCATATTCGACACAATACGAAATGGTTGTTTGGACTGTGCATTTGTGTATCCAGGGCCCCTTCATTCAAAGGAGCAGATGCAAGAACTAATTGATCATACGAGGAGGATTCTTGTGGATGGTAGTAATCAATTGGAGAGTGAGAGCTAG
- the LOC121265404 gene encoding uncharacterized protein LOC121265404: MSSQIRLKPLPFVDPKGRPVGGTEYSWCRAVPGGTGIAVLAILLSKPPDIALLQNAIYELQNSHPILKSRIHSNTSTNTISFITSPRSTGTPSVQIKSFTLSATSSILNSLSCPANTISAFHAILEHELNQNAWYNIPNPSSCTTVDTFFASIYALPDTKCAVVFRVHVSACDRTTAVSILRELLVLMGGSGDGEEEAGEKEILGNDEGKISLGIEDLIPSGKAKKTLWARGMDMLGYSVDSLRLTNLKFKDTRSPRSSQVVRLQMNQNETQRIIAGCKSRGIKLCGALVAAGLIAAYRSKRRAEDQRKKYGVVTLSDCRSILDPALSTHHFGFYHSAILNTHVIRGGEKLWELAEKTYMAFANSKNCNKHFLDMADLNFLMCRAIEKPGLTASSSLRTSFMSVFEDPVIDQSSELRRDVIGVEDFMGCASVHGIGPSIAIFDKITDGGLDCVCVYPAPLHSREQMQELVDAMKGILVEGGNYYME; this comes from the exons ATGTCTTCCCAGATCAGGCTCAAACCACTACCTTTCGTCGACCCCAAGGGCCGACCCGTTGGTGGCACCGAGTATAGTTGGTGCCGAGCGGTGCCTGGTGGCACTGGCATAGCCGTCCTCGCCATCCTCCTCTCCAAACCCCCAGATATTGCACTTCTCCAAAATGCCATCTACGAGCTTCAGAATTCCCACCCAATTCTCAAGTCCAGAATACATTCCAACACCAGCACAAACACAATCTCCTTCATCACATCTCCTAGAAGTACTGGTACTCCTTCCGttcaaataaaatcattcaCTTTGTCAGCAACCTCTAGTATTCTAAACAGCCTTTCTTGTCCTGCTAATACTATCTCAGCCTTCCATGCAATCCTCGAACACGAGCTGAACCAAAATGCTTGGTATAATATTCCGAATCCTTCGTCATGCACCACCGTCGACACGTTCTTTGCAAGCATATACGCTCTTCCCGACACAAAGTGTGCTGTGGTGTTCCGGGTTCACGTCTCGGCATGTGACCGCACCACGGCGGTGTCTATACTGAGAGAGTTGCTGGTGTTGATGGGTGGGTCAGGAGATGGAGAAGAGGAGGCCGGAGAGAAGGAAATATTGGGGAATGATGAGGGGAAGATTTCATTGGGAATTGAGGATCTTATTCCTAGCGGTAAGGCTAAGAAGACTCTTTGGGCACGTGGAATGGACATGCTTGGTTACTCTGTCGATTCTCTACGCCTCACAAATCTCAAGTTCAAAGATACGAGGTCGCCTAGATCGTCTCAGGTAGTAAGGCTCCAAATGAACCAAAACGAGACTCAGAGAATCATCGCT GGATGCAAATCAAGAGGGATCAAACTATGCGGAGCATTGGTAGCAGCTGGATTGATAGCCGCATATAGATCTAAACGCCGAGCCGAAGATCAACGAAAGAAGTATGGAGTAGTGACTCTCAGTGACTGTCGTTCCATTCTTGACCCTGCTCTTTCCACTCACCATTTTG gaTTCTACCACTCTGCCATCCTCAACACCCACGTCATCAGGGGTGGAGAAAAGCTATGGGAGCTGGCTGAGAAAACCTATATGGCATTTGCGAACTCTAAGAATTGCAACAAGCATTTCTTAGACATGGCTGACCTAAACTTCCTCATGTGCAGGGCCATTGAAAAGCCTGGCTTGACTGCGTCGTCTTCCTTGAGAACATCCTTCATGTCAGTCTTCGAGGATCCCGTGATTGATCAATCCAGCGAGTTGCGGCGAGATGTAATTGGAGTGGAGGACTTTATGGGGTGTGCCTCGGTTCATGGTATCGGCCCATCCATCGCAATCTTTGACAAGATAACAGATGGAGGCTTGGATTGTGTATGTGTGTACCCAGCTCCACTGCATTCGAGAGAACAAATGCAAGAGCTGGTTGATGCTATGAAGGGTATTCTTGTTGAAGGTGGAAATTACTATATGGAGTGA
- the LOC121265477 gene encoding auxin-responsive protein SAUR15-like — protein sequence MLGKKMVSFKKLTKKVKAMGGVDQEPSHHECLLQEFEEGSPSSTTPTGFFAVYVGDERQRFVVPTSFLSHPLFKMLLEKSCNEFGFEQSTGLVVPCSVSTFQEVLNAVECSNGKFDFGKLVEEFV from the coding sequence ATGCTGGGGAAGAAAATGGTATCTTTCAAGAAGCTAACCAAGAAGGTAAAGGCTATGGGTGGAGTTGATCAGGAGCCATCACATCATGAATGCTTGCTCCAGGAATTTGAGGAAGGTTCCCCTTCTTCCACAACGCCAACAGGCTTCTTCGCTGTGTATGTAGGTGACGAGCGCCAAAGGTTCGTGGTTCCAACCAGCTTTCTCTCGCACCCCCTTTTCAAGATGCTGTTGGAGAAGTCATGCAACGAGTTTGGGTTCGAGCAAAGCACTGGTTTGGTGGTTCCATGCAGTGTCTCTACTTTTCAAGAGGTTTTAAACGCTGTAGAATGCAGTAACGGGAAGTTTGACTTCGGGAAACTAGTTGAGGAATTTGTTTAG